The following is a genomic window from Caldisericaceae bacterium.
TTATATCATAACCTGCAGCAAATACATGACACGTATCAAAACAAACACCCATTCTTGAAGTGTTATTAGTTAAATCAAGCATATCCCGTAATTGCTCGAATCTATAACCAAGAACACTCCCCTCTCCCGCCGTTGTTTCAAGAAGTAAAATGCTTCTTTTTGAATTACTCCTTTTAAATACTTCTTTAATGGCATTACCTACCCTTTTTATGCCATTTATATCCCCTTCACCCATATGAGCGCCAGGGTGAACGACAACATACCTTATTCCAAGTTCGTCTGCCTTCTCAAGTTCTTTTGCCAAATCCGTTATTGACTGCTCTTGTAAGTCTTTATTTGGGCTTGCAAGGTTAATTAAGTAAGAGGCATGAATTGACAGTGGCTCAATATTGTATTCCTTGCATTTATTTTTAAAATTTAAAGAGGTGCTTAAGTCGATATCTTTAGAATTCCACTGCAATTGATTTTTTGAAAAGATCTGAATCACTTCACAAGTCGCAAGCTTCCCATAATAAGGAGAATTTTCAATTCCGCCTTTTATTGAAACGTGAGCACCAAGCCTCATCCTTTTACCACGATAATAGGCTTAGACCTTACAACGAGGTTTGCAAGTCCTTCATTTACAATTGGCTCCACTACAAGGTCAATATTTTTATAAGCATCCGGTGCTTCTTCCCTTACCACTCTTTTATCAGTTGCAAAAAGTAAAATATTTTCATTATCAAGTTCACTCTTTAAACTTTCGAATGTAAATTGCTTAACAGCCTGATGTCTGCTTAAAAGTCTTCCTGCACCATGTGCAACACTTCCAAAGCTTTCTTTAAGCGATTTTTCATTCCCTACCAATATGTAAGAGCCTCTTTTCATATCTCCTGGAAGTAATACAGGTTGTCCAGTTTCTTTATAAAGTCCTTTTAATTTCTTATGTCCTTTTGGAAAAGATCTTGTCGCACCTTTTCTATGGACTAAAAGCGTAAGGTCCTTACCATCAATATTGTATTCTTCAACTTTAGTAATATTGTGTGCAACATCATAGAGGATATCCATCCCCAGTTTTTTATAATCAGAAGAAAACACTTTAGAAAATGCATTCCTTACAAAATACGTTAGAACTTGTCTATTAACCCAAGCAAAATTAGCAGCAGACCCCACTGCAAGTAAATATTGCTGTGATATACTTTCCTTAATGGGAAAATACACAGCATCCCTATCTACCAACTTATAACCAAACTTTTCCATCTGTGGTCGCATCATGTTAAGGTAATCGGTTGCAATTTGGTGCCCTAAACCACGAGAACCTGTATGAATCCAAATTATAATCTGGTTTTTAAACAATCCCCACTTGCTTGCGATCTGCTCGTCATAAATTTCAACAATTCTATCAACCTCAAGGAAGTGGTTTCCAGCACCAAGAGTGCCAAATTCTTCATGCCCTCTATCTACGGCGTAATCACTTACCGTATCTGGGTCAGAAACTAAGTAGCCGTTATCTTCTATATGATCAAGGTCAGATTTCTCGGCAAATCCTTTTTCAACTGCCCATTCAACACCAAGCTTCATTGCTCTTTTTGATTCATTTTTACTGGTTTTTAAGTTAGAGGTCGAACCAAGCCCCGCAGGAATTGTCTTAAATAAAACCTCTCCTAATTTACCAATTGAATCCTTTATGTCATCATAAGATAAATTCGTTTTTATCACCCTTACTCCGCAGTTTATGTCAAAACCAACACCTCCAGGAGAGACAACGCCTTCATCGTAAAGGAATGCACCCACCCCGCCAATTGGAAATGCATACCCTTGATGCATATCTGGCATGCCAATAGCAAATTTAACTATATTTGGAAGGGTAGCAACCCAAACAAGTTGCTCAATAGCCTTATCTTTACTCAAGGATTCAATGAGTTTATCAGAGGAAAATATTACTGCATCTACTTTCATTTCCCCACTTTTCTTAATAACGAACTTATAGTCGGTAAGTTTTTTTATATCCATAGATTTCCCCAATTAATATTATAGCGCAAATTAACGAATTGTTTGATAATTTCATTTTATTTTCTATAATTAAGAAGAAATTATTACAGGAGGTAATAATGATTAAAATAGTAACAGATTCAACAGCTTATCCAACAGAGCAAGAAATAAAAGAACTTGACTTAACAATTGTTCCACTTTACGTAACTTCAAAAGATGCCATTTATAGAGAAAGAGTTGATATCTCAGATGAAGAATTCTACAAAAGATTAAAAGATAAAGAAGAATTTTCTAGATCCCAACCCTCAACTAACAATTTTGTAGAAGCATACAAACCACTTTTAGAAAAGGGTTATGAGATCCTCTCAATTCATATTTCCTCAATACTATCGGGAACTGTTAATGCGGCAACTGCTGCTAAAGAATTATTAAAAACAGATAAAATTACAATTGTTGATTCAAAGTCCTCTTCTGTCAACTTATTATACAAAGTAAAGAAGGCTTCCGAACTTGTGAAAAAGGGGCTTTCAAGAGAAGAAATTAAAAATGAGATTGAGAAAATGCAAAATAAAGTGCATGGCTTTTTCCTTCCAATGAATGTTGACCTACTTATAAAAGGTGGAAGAATAAGCCATTTGCAAGGAAAAATTACAACCGCGTTAAAATTAT
Proteins encoded in this region:
- a CDS encoding DegV family protein, whose translation is MIKIVTDSTAYPTEQEIKELDLTIVPLYVTSKDAIYRERVDISDEEFYKRLKDKEEFSRSQPSTNNFVEAYKPLLEKGYEILSIHISSILSGTVNAATAAKELLKTDKITIVDSKSSSVNLLYKVKKASELVKKGLSREEIKNEIEKMQNKVHGFFLPMNVDLLIKGGRISHLQGKITTALKLYFILYLKDGKIELYKFGRTRNGSKEELIKIAKEIALKSGGFEAVDTIFSANDEEGEEFRAKVEKEVAMPVKKYRIGPVLGTHLGLETVGVSVITKE
- a CDS encoding RtcB family protein, which encodes MDIKKLTDYKFVIKKSGEMKVDAVIFSSDKLIESLSKDKAIEQLVWVATLPNIVKFAIGMPDMHQGYAFPIGGVGAFLYDEGVVSPGGVGFDINCGVRVIKTNLSYDDIKDSIGKLGEVLFKTIPAGLGSTSNLKTSKNESKRAMKLGVEWAVEKGFAEKSDLDHIEDNGYLVSDPDTVSDYAVDRGHEEFGTLGAGNHFLEVDRIVEIYDEQIASKWGLFKNQIIIWIHTGSRGLGHQIATDYLNMMRPQMEKFGYKLVDRDAVYFPIKESISQQYLLAVGSAANFAWVNRQVLTYFVRNAFSKVFSSDYKKLGMDILYDVAHNITKVEEYNIDGKDLTLLVHRKGATRSFPKGHKKLKGLYKETGQPVLLPGDMKRGSYILVGNEKSLKESFGSVAHGAGRLLSRHQAVKQFTFESLKSELDNENILLFATDKRVVREEAPDAYKNIDLVVEPIVNEGLANLVVRSKPIIVVKG
- a CDS encoding deoxyribonuclease IV, which codes for MRLGAHVSIKGGIENSPYYGKLATCEVIQIFSKNQLQWNSKDIDLSTSLNFKNKCKEYNIEPLSIHASYLINLASPNKDLQEQSITDLAKELEKADELGIRYVVVHPGAHMGEGDINGIKRVGNAIKEVFKRSNSKRSILLLETTAGEGSVLGYRFEQLRDMLDLTNNTSRMGVCFDTCHVFAAGYDIRTEDSFENVLYDFNKKIGLKYLNLFHLNDSKRDLGERLDRHEEIGLGKIGINAFKFLVNYNLFSSLGGILEIPGDIDGYKRNLSILRRLIDGENL